In the genome of Triticum urartu cultivar G1812 chromosome 5, Tu2.1, whole genome shotgun sequence, one region contains:
- the LOC125555404 gene encoding nucleolar and coiled-body phosphoprotein 1-like, whose translation MSPKRSAKMAAPPTPHPPPPPPASSEETGSRSSSEESEDAIADSPPSANTRAPPQKGEEDDESEQDESDDEEEEPVHAALTPKYQPPPQQQREGSESSDDEEEEEEEEPALAAPPYSPKKRPTPQQIEEEDESEEEEEEEEPAHAAPTAAPTTKYQPPPQQQKEGSESSDDEEEEEEEEEPTQSAPPSAPTKRPPPQQIDEEEEEGESEEEKPPKLAPKQLPEGVKTTAVAETKKPAAFSRIWSTDDEVRILEALAVHQKQHGTLPQSDALLDALAGKLDNRAYGRKELKVKVGTLKRRYHALSKRGELLSKEHDRQVLDLSKTVWGGDKSTAAAASVKTTASGHKRKSFEEMCELYPYLAEDVKELMVENPGMFKSDFGKMDHEKARVMNEKIKRQRVAQMKLGLRRHDLIREVTKTIIDLVD comes from the coding sequence ATGTCCCCGAAGCGCTCCGCGAAGATGGCGGCACCTCCGACCCCGcatccgcctccgcctccgcctgccTCATCCGAGGAGACTGGCTCCCGCTCGAGCTCTGAAGAGTCGGAGGACGCCATCGCCGACTCCCCACCTTCCGCCAACACGCGTGCGCCCCCGCAGAAgggcgaggaggacgacgagtcTGAGCAGGATGAGtccgacgacgaggaggaggagcccGTCCACGCCGCCCTGACCCCCAAGTACCAGCCTCCGCCGCAGCAACAGAGAGAGGGCTCGGAATCTtcggacgacgaggaggaagaagaggaagaggagcccgccctggccgcccctccctACTCTCCCAAGAAACGGCCTACACCGCAGCAGATCGAAGAGGAGGATGAgtccgaggaggaggaggaggaggaggagcccgcCCACGCTGCCCCAACCGCTGCCCCCACCACCAAGTACCAGCCTCCGCCGCAGCAACAGAAAGAGGGCTCGGAATCTtccgacgacgaggaggaggaagaagaggaagaggagccTACTCAGTCAGCCCCTCCCTCTGCTCCCACGAAACGGCCTCCACCGCAGCAGAtcgatgaggaagaagaggagggtGAGTCCGAGGAGGAGAAGCCGCCGAAGCTGGCTCCAAAGCAGCTGCCAGAGGGCGTGAAAACCACGGCCGTGGCCGAGACCAAGAAGCCAGCTGCGTTCAGCCGCATCTGGTCCACCGACGATGAGGTACGTATCCTTGAGGCCCTTGCCGTTCACCAAAAGCAGCACGGCACGCTGCCGCAGTCGGATGCTCTCCTGGACGCCCTTGCAGGCAAGCTCGACAACCGTGCCTACGGCCGCAAGGAGCTCAAGGTCAAGGTCGGAACCCTGAAGCGTCGGTACCATGCTCTCAGCAAGAGGGGCGAGCTGCTGAGCAAGGAACACGACCGCCAGGTGTTGGACCTTTCCAAGACCGTCTGGGGCGGTGACAAGAGCACCGCCGCAGCTGCCTCCGTAAAGACAACGGCGAGTGGCCACAAGCGCAAGAGCTTCGAGGAGATGTGCGAGCTGTACCCGTACTTAGCGGAGGACGTGAAGGAGCTGATGGTGGAGAACCCGGGCATGTTCAAGAGTGACTTCGGGAAGATGGATCATGAAAAGGCACGCGTGATGAATGAGAAGATCAAGAGGCAGAGGGTGGCACAAATGAAGCTGGGGCTGCGCCGCCACGACCTGATCAGGGAGGTGACCAAGACAATCATCGACCTGGTCGACTGA